The following proteins are encoded in a genomic region of Pseudomonas sp. Os17:
- the cyoB gene encoding cytochrome o ubiquinol oxidase subunit I, producing the protein MFGKLSLEAIPFHEPIVMVTVAMILLGGVALFAAITYFKKWTYLWTEWLTSVDHKKIGVMYIIVAMVMLLRGFADAIMMRTQLAMATEGSPGYLPPEHYDQIFTAHGVIMIIFMAMPFFTGLMNLVVPLQIGARDVAYPFLNSLSFWLLVSGVVLINLSLGVGEFAKTGWVAYPPLSGLQYSPGVGVDYYIWALQLSGLGTTLTGVNFLATVLKMRTPGMKMMDMPIFTWTCTWANVLIVASFPILTATLALLTLDRYMDFHIFTNELGGNPMMYVNLFWAWGHPEVYILILPAFGIFSEVISTFSGKRLFGHHSMIYASGAISILGFMVWLHHFFTMGSGASVNAFFGLATMLISIPTGVKLFNWLFTIYHGRLRITSQVLWTLGFMVTFAIGGMTGVLLAIPGADFVLHNSLFVIAHFHNVIIGGAVFGYIAGFSFYFPKAFGFKLHEGWGKAAFWFWISGFFVAFMPLYALGFMGMTRRLNATTNPEWVPYLYVAMVGALMIAVGIACQLIQLYVSVRDRKQNMCVSGDPWNAHTLEWSTSSPPPFYNFAVLPKAEGIDPFTEAKEDGTAYAQPSRYQPIHMPNNTATGVVMGALLTVFGFAMIWHIWWLAIASLAGTVIYFAIHAARDDQGYMVPVETIERIEAEQHKRLVSENKIPATRVETSLEQA; encoded by the coding sequence ATGTTTGGTAAATTAAGTCTGGAAGCGATACCGTTCCACGAGCCGATCGTCATGGTGACCGTTGCCATGATCCTGCTCGGTGGTGTGGCGCTGTTCGCGGCAATCACCTACTTCAAGAAGTGGACCTACCTGTGGACCGAGTGGCTGACGTCCGTCGACCACAAGAAAATCGGTGTGATGTACATCATCGTCGCCATGGTCATGCTCCTGCGTGGCTTCGCCGACGCCATCATGATGCGTACCCAGCTGGCCATGGCCACCGAGGGTTCGCCTGGCTACCTGCCACCTGAACACTATGACCAGATCTTCACCGCCCACGGTGTGATCATGATCATCTTCATGGCGATGCCATTCTTCACCGGCCTGATGAACCTTGTCGTGCCGCTGCAGATCGGCGCGCGTGACGTGGCCTATCCGTTCCTCAACTCCCTGAGCTTCTGGCTGCTGGTATCGGGCGTGGTGCTGATCAACCTGTCCCTGGGCGTCGGCGAATTCGCCAAGACCGGCTGGGTTGCCTATCCGCCGCTGTCGGGCCTGCAATACAGCCCGGGCGTGGGTGTGGACTACTACATCTGGGCGCTGCAGCTATCGGGTCTGGGGACAACGCTGACGGGGGTCAACTTCCTGGCCACCGTGCTGAAAATGCGTACCCCTGGCATGAAGATGATGGACATGCCGATCTTCACCTGGACCTGCACCTGGGCCAACGTGCTGATCGTGGCTTCGTTCCCGATCCTCACCGCCACCCTGGCACTGCTGACGCTTGACCGTTACATGGATTTCCACATTTTCACCAATGAACTTGGTGGCAATCCAATGATGTACGTGAACCTGTTCTGGGCCTGGGGTCACCCCGAGGTGTACATCCTGATCCTGCCGGCGTTCGGTATCTTCTCCGAAGTGATCTCGACCTTCTCGGGCAAGCGCCTGTTCGGTCACCACTCGATGATCTACGCTTCCGGCGCGATCTCGATCCTGGGCTTCATGGTTTGGCTGCACCACTTCTTCACCATGGGTTCGGGTGCCAGCGTCAACGCCTTCTTCGGCCTGGCCACCATGCTGATCTCGATCCCGACCGGGGTGAAGCTGTTCAACTGGCTGTTCACCATCTACCACGGCCGTCTGCGTATCACCAGCCAGGTTCTGTGGACCCTGGGCTTCATGGTGACCTTCGCCATTGGCGGCATGACCGGCGTACTGCTGGCCATCCCGGGTGCGGACTTCGTCCTGCACAACAGCCTGTTCGTGATCGCTCACTTCCACAACGTGATCATCGGCGGCGCGGTGTTCGGCTACATCGCCGGCTTCAGCTTCTACTTCCCGAAAGCCTTCGGCTTCAAGCTGCATGAAGGTTGGGGCAAGGCTGCCTTCTGGTTCTGGATCTCGGGCTTCTTCGTCGCCTTCATGCCGCTCTACGCACTGGGCTTCATGGGCATGACCCGTCGTCTGAACGCCACCACCAACCCTGAGTGGGTGCCATACCTGTACGTGGCCATGGTGGGTGCACTGATGATCGCCGTGGGCATCGCCTGCCAGCTGATCCAGCTGTACGTCAGCGTGCGTGACCGCAAGCAGAACATGTGCGTTTCCGGCGACCCATGGAACGCCCACACCCTGGAATGGTCGACCTCGTCGCCACCTCCGTTCTACAACTTCGCGGTACTGCCCAAAGCCGAAGGCATCGACCCGTTCACCGAAGCCAAGGAAGACGGCACTGCCTACGCGCAGCCAAGCCGCTACCAGCCGATCCACATGCCCAACAACACCGCTACCGGTGTGGTCATGGGGGCCCTGCTGACCGTGTTCGGTTTCGCCATGATCTGGCACATCTGGTGGCTGGCCATCGCAAGCCTGGCCGGCACCGTGATCTATTTCGCGATCCACGCTGCCCGTGATGATCAAGGCTACATGGTGCCGGTCGAGACGATCGAGCGCATCGAAGCCGAACAGCACAAGCGTCTGGTATCGGAGAACAAGATCCCGGCTACCCGTGTTGAAACCTCGTTGGAACAGGCTTAA
- the cyoE gene encoding heme o synthase produces MSLKHFIQITKPGIIFGNVLSVAGGFFLASKGHVDLAIFLAAMIGTSLVVASGCVFNNCIDRDIDLKMERTKNRVLVQGLISLEVALVYASLLGIAGVALLYYVANPLAALFAVIGFVIYVGLYSLYLKRKSVHGTLVGSLSGAMPPVIGYVAVSNSFDMAALTLLVMFSLWQMPHSYAIAIFRFNDYLAASIPVLPVKRGIRVAKKHILLYILAFLVATLMLTFSGYAGMSYLAVAAAMGMYWLYMAWTGYKAVDDTVWARKLFVFSIFTITALSVMMSVDFKAPTELLLTYAH; encoded by the coding sequence ATGTCGCTCAAGCACTTTATCCAAATCACCAAACCGGGGATCATTTTCGGTAACGTGCTTTCTGTGGCAGGCGGGTTTTTCCTGGCCTCGAAAGGGCATGTCGATCTGGCCATTTTCCTGGCCGCCATGATCGGCACCTCGCTGGTGGTAGCGTCCGGTTGCGTGTTCAACAACTGCATCGACCGAGACATCGACCTGAAGATGGAGCGCACCAAGAACCGCGTGCTGGTCCAGGGCCTGATCTCCCTGGAAGTGGCCCTGGTCTATGCCTCCCTCCTCGGGATCGCCGGCGTCGCCCTGCTGTACTACGTGGCCAACCCGTTGGCCGCGTTGTTCGCGGTAATCGGCTTTGTCATCTACGTCGGCCTCTACAGCCTGTACCTCAAGCGCAAGTCGGTTCACGGCACGCTGGTGGGCAGTCTGTCCGGGGCCATGCCGCCGGTGATCGGTTATGTGGCCGTGAGCAACAGCTTCGACATGGCCGCGCTGACCCTGCTGGTGATGTTCAGCCTGTGGCAGATGCCGCATTCCTACGCCATCGCGATCTTCCGCTTCAACGATTACCTGGCCGCATCGATTCCGGTGCTGCCGGTGAAGCGCGGCATTCGCGTGGCCAAGAAGCACATCCTGCTCTACATCCTGGCGTTCCTGGTGGCGACCCTGATGCTGACCTTCAGCGGTTACGCCGGCATGAGCTACCTGGCGGTAGCGGCGGCGATGGGCATGTACTGGCTGTACATGGCCTGGACCGGCTACAAGGCGGTGGATGACACCGTGTGGGCGCGCAAGCTGTTCGTGTTCTCGATCTTCACCATCACCGCGCTGAGCGTGATGATGTCGGTGGATTTCAAGGCCCCGACCGAGCTGTTGCTGACCTACGCGCACTAA
- a CDS encoding cytochrome o ubiquinol oxidase subunit III, which yields MSNLVTNAGHAHVDDHGHDDHHHDSGEMTVFGFWLYLMTDCILFASIFAVYAVLVNNVAGGPSGHDIFELPYVLGETALLLFSSITYGFAMLAFFRGNKKQVLGWLAMTFLFGLGFIGMEINEFHLLISEGYGPSRSGFLSGFFTLVGTHGLHVTSGLIWMAIMMYQVQKNGLTATNKTRLSCLSLFWHFLDVVWICVFTVVYLMGTM from the coding sequence ATGTCGAACTTAGTGACCAATGCTGGACACGCCCATGTCGATGACCATGGGCACGATGACCATCACCACGACTCGGGCGAGATGACCGTATTCGGTTTCTGGCTCTACCTGATGACCGACTGCATTCTGTTTGCGTCGATCTTCGCGGTATACGCGGTACTGGTTAACAACGTAGCGGGTGGCCCGTCGGGCCACGACATCTTCGAACTGCCTTACGTACTGGGCGAAACCGCTCTGCTGCTGTTCAGTTCGATCACCTACGGCTTCGCCATGCTGGCGTTCTTCCGGGGCAACAAGAAGCAGGTGCTGGGCTGGCTGGCCATGACCTTCCTGTTCGGCCTGGGCTTCATCGGCATGGAGATCAACGAGTTCCACCTGCTGATCTCCGAAGGCTACGGCCCTAGCCGTTCCGGCTTCCTGTCCGGGTTCTTCACCCTGGTCGGCACCCACGGTCTGCACGTGACCAGCGGTCTGATCTGGATGGCGATCATGATGTACCAGGTGCAGAAAAACGGCCTGACGGCGACCAACAAGACCCGTCTGAGCTGCCTGAGCCTGTTCTGGCACTTCCTGGACGTGGTGTGGATCTGCGTATTCACCGTTGTTTACCTGATGGGGACTATGTAA
- the cyoD gene encoding cytochrome o ubiquinol oxidase subunit IV: MANAHSHDEAGHGSVKSYAIGFILSVILTLIPFGLVMYPSLPKDVTLWIVLAFAVIQVLVHLVYFLHLDRSAAQRNNVVAFIFAALVIVLLVGLSLWIMFSIHTVMMAK, translated from the coding sequence ATGGCCAACGCACACTCCCACGACGAAGCCGGTCACGGCAGCGTCAAGTCCTACGCCATCGGCTTCATCCTGTCGGTCATCCTGACACTGATCCCGTTCGGCCTGGTGATGTACCCGTCGCTGCCTAAAGACGTGACCCTGTGGATCGTCCTGGCATTCGCCGTGATCCAGGTGCTGGTGCACCTGGTGTACTTCCTGCACCTGGACCGTTCCGCGGCACAGCGCAACAACGTGGTGGCGTTCATCTTCGCCGCGCTGGTCATTGTTCTGCTGGTTGGTCTGTCGTTGTGGATCATGTTCAGCATCCACACCGTCATGATGGCCAAGTGA
- a CDS encoding queuosine precursor transporter, translating to MTVHESEIENSKYKLLGFENNKKLAVIMIIATGKVIRIKLREVLNSEIMDNLNKTEIKNLYRKLYSQGDTLTAYDLNDRHENSWMIYIILNLLLVTFYIFTSIAATKPIYLESLDIIITPGTFLYSITFLIVDLLNENFGLRLARRAIFFAFASTSTVFILLYGSTFLPGMPGWKLETPYNDVIIQVSSVLVASSVSFLVSENINSYLLCKIKELTNSRFLFLRIFLSTFFAVIIDSFLFCYIAFYGLMKNSDILNMIFFQIAIKVFFALFNILPAYGARSLFKRYMSSNQTK from the coding sequence ATGACTGTCCATGAAAGCGAAATCGAAAACAGCAAATACAAACTTCTGGGTTTCGAGAACAATAAAAAACTTGCCGTAATCATGATCATTGCTACAGGCAAGGTCATCAGAATCAAGCTAAGAGAGGTACTGAACAGTGAAATAATGGATAACCTGAACAAAACGGAAATCAAGAATCTGTATCGAAAGCTCTATTCCCAGGGAGACACGCTGACCGCATACGACCTGAACGATCGCCATGAGAACTCATGGATGATTTATATAATCCTGAACTTGTTGCTCGTCACATTTTATATATTCACCAGTATTGCAGCGACAAAACCCATTTATCTGGAGTCGCTGGACATCATCATTACTCCTGGTACCTTCCTTTACTCCATTACTTTTTTGATCGTCGACTTGTTAAACGAAAACTTTGGACTCCGGTTAGCCAGAAGAGCCATTTTCTTTGCATTCGCTAGCACATCCACGGTTTTCATCCTGCTCTACGGCTCGACCTTCCTGCCAGGTATGCCAGGCTGGAAGCTTGAAACGCCCTACAATGACGTGATCATTCAGGTGTCATCCGTACTGGTAGCCTCCTCTGTTTCATTCCTTGTTTCTGAAAACATAAACTCATACTTGCTGTGCAAGATAAAAGAGCTGACAAATTCCAGATTTTTGTTCTTGCGAATATTCCTCAGCACCTTCTTCGCGGTCATTATCGACAGCTTCCTGTTTTGCTATATCGCCTTCTATGGATTGATGAAAAACAGCGACATTCTCAACATGATCTTTTTTCAGATTGCGATAAAAGTGTTTTTTGCACTCTTCAATATCTTGCCCGCTTACGGCGCAAGATCACTGTTCAAGAGATACATGAGCAGCAACCAGACAAAATGA
- a CDS encoding cytochrome b: MQSRIEMNDSQERYGAVSRGLHWAMALAFAWIYCSTAAHYLLEDSALDKFLWPTHKQVGLLLMGLLLVRLFWSLLNRHRRPPSLNLAARLGHGLLYAGMFAIPFLGLLRQYGSGRAFSAFGLPVMSGFEGPKIQWMTDLGNSFHSLLGWTLLVLIVGHVAAVILHCVKGQGHILRRMAGSTTSA, encoded by the coding sequence ATGCAAAGCCGTATTGAAATGAACGACAGCCAGGAGCGTTACGGCGCGGTCAGTCGTGGGTTGCACTGGGCCATGGCGCTGGCCTTTGCCTGGATCTATTGCTCGACCGCCGCCCATTACCTGCTGGAGGATTCGGCACTGGACAAGTTCCTCTGGCCGACCCACAAGCAAGTCGGGCTGCTATTGATGGGGCTGTTGCTGGTGCGGCTGTTCTGGAGCCTGCTGAACCGGCATCGTCGGCCGCCGAGCCTGAACCTGGCCGCGCGCCTGGGGCATGGGCTGCTGTATGCCGGGATGTTCGCCATTCCGTTTCTCGGGCTGCTGCGCCAGTACGGCTCCGGGCGAGCGTTTTCCGCCTTCGGGCTGCCGGTGATGAGCGGCTTCGAAGGGCCGAAGATCCAGTGGATGACCGACCTGGGCAACAGCTTCCATAGCCTCCTGGGCTGGACCTTGCTGGTACTGATCGTCGGTCATGTGGCCGCGGTGATCCTGCACTGCGTCAAAGGCCAGGGGCATATCCTGCGGCGCATGGCCGGTAGCACGACCTCGGCTTGA
- the cyoA gene encoding ubiquinol oxidase subunit II has protein sequence MSKNRYPRLLGLLPLLGMLMLGGCKWTLLDPKGQVGLDERNLIITATILMLLVVVPVIIMTFAFAWKYRASNKDATYAPKWSHSTKIEIAVWLVPVLIIIALGYVTYKSTHALDPYRPLESDAKPVTIEVVAMDWKWLFIYPDQGIATVNKIVFPAHTPVNFRVTSDTVMNSFFIPGLGGQIYAMAGMTTKLHLIANQNTELEGISANYSGAGFTGMKFKAIATSQEDFDAWVNEVKKAPKQLDTAEYEALSKPSQNNPVELYSAYAPNLFQTVIDKYEGMKPGKPLKHEKKEKEVAATEGMDVSSHSAAGAEE, from the coding sequence ATGAGTAAAAACAGGTACCCCAGATTACTAGGCTTATTGCCGCTGCTCGGCATGTTAATGCTGGGAGGCTGCAAATGGACCTTGCTTGATCCCAAAGGTCAGGTTGGTCTGGATGAACGAAACCTGATCATCACGGCCACCATCCTGATGCTGCTGGTGGTTGTGCCGGTCATCATCATGACCTTCGCCTTCGCCTGGAAATACCGCGCCTCGAACAAGGACGCGACCTACGCGCCCAAGTGGTCCCACTCCACCAAGATCGAGATCGCGGTGTGGCTGGTTCCGGTGCTGATCATCATTGCCCTGGGTTATGTCACCTACAAGTCGACCCACGCCCTGGACCCGTACCGTCCGCTGGAGTCCGACGCCAAGCCTGTGACCATCGAAGTGGTCGCCATGGACTGGAAGTGGCTGTTCATCTACCCCGACCAGGGCATCGCCACCGTCAACAAGATCGTGTTCCCGGCCCATACCCCGGTGAACTTCCGCGTCACCTCCGACACCGTGATGAACTCGTTCTTCATCCCGGGCCTGGGCGGCCAGATCTACGCAATGGCGGGCATGACCACCAAGCTGCACCTGATTGCCAACCAGAACACCGAACTTGAAGGGATCTCCGCCAACTACAGCGGCGCGGGTTTCACCGGCATGAAGTTCAAAGCGATCGCTACCAGTCAGGAAGATTTCGACGCCTGGGTAAACGAAGTCAAAAAGGCACCTAAACAGCTGGACACCGCTGAATACGAAGCCCTTTCCAAGCCGAGCCAGAACAATCCTGTCGAGCTCTACTCCGCCTACGCGCCGAACCTGTTCCAGACCGTCATCGACAAGTATGAAGGCATGAAACCGGGCAAGCCGCTCAAGCACGAGAAGAAAGAAAAGGAAGTGGCCGCAACCGAAGGGATGGACGTGAGTTCGCATTCAGCTGCCGGGGCAGAGGAGTAA